One segment of Anopheles stephensi strain Indian chromosome 3, UCI_ANSTEP_V1.0, whole genome shotgun sequence DNA contains the following:
- the LOC118513908 gene encoding E3 ubiquitin-protein ligase lubel isoform X2, whose translation MSNNRQSTTTQSNSMASSPSNRFRGRNMPAWVQTESSDRVGPPPPPPPINNDPEYEVIDVANQQQYSNAPPPVPLKSPDIKRLTVMKCDLCGSVAPVVRCEQCDQNLFCVSCDDRYHRHPKRQTHVRKPIEPPAAVSPAPSMVKPPLPPKGEAGSSGPLPPPRRNKRPGSFHFPSPMFGRKQDQQTQHGVCPQGQPEQQQQQKPPPPPPSPALSLREKMNSLKRFIHPSNRPLPDPPENKIHSSNSSLDTVSKRSPSIGPNRSVSTTMEKIQSNTAATLDRMTLLQQRYRQHQEAMKSDGDRSRRASLTSNTDLQSSATESSNSFRNKPSGAFQHQQLQHQQHQQHQPIPSSQQLHSRWLNPPAPRIRSGSVASGINLLSVPGAPNGPGAGYVHDLTSSPGNSNAPSVSPIQHSEFGDAMPQMPSGPRSLSTFNLHQPPPPQPNMWGFNPLHQAQSMAHFNPMQWNQMNAWMGRGSQNGSNMSLNLPHGYPPQDPSGYPPAWGNAWNGMYPYPMGMMPMMPGVAMPPPRSRANSRSRAASPALSIKSRKSTMSMRNLNRNSFIDDLTDDEDSDDGFHRSRGRGGDRRRRERLNSTSSIDFDEPELQPAQSFVRASSVKHSRFNRERRPGAGSSARSLIDYPVSRKITAPAARYDREELTRDRFDKMSLSSPRKEPSDSFTNESDLEPEGRRGASNRSRSGNESISSPRKINSDSLTNDSDADFERRRQAKLKAAQNNLTASRRMTSDSHTNDSEPDQDRRKQQKSKAAPVPPATKKPIPSSDSDGREKQRRKSDTKSPSSKVVGAAPKKIPSDSHTPDTDGSEQRRRFASKQQRLRKNSSTEFIANESDEEKPAKKPEPEQIVNGLLEFRTISPTKSDSDEQRHLKTVEIKNIINDTRSEVEYDHTDIPEHSPPPPAPVTPDREWECEFCTYVNEPGVKICAICCKTATIGVVSGVARSESEPHTRSPPPDVVQETPQVTEVKLQIVPPQKPTNGKPPGETKKKDVDDEMDTEMDQVVGGEVVKSFSDGLKQETVEIPTDETDHVEKRIVKEKVSTGCGPSPPREIVEVRAMPATAEETLRVRASIGTSPPPQDMSTQTYDSFEQVRHEIATQHQSVDKSDSEPPQEQTQTTSALYKRSYSLATPQLLQVERPASRNSISSDTQSLPPSPHELSPQPGLQSSSRYHANQALHQTSHPSQPSAPSHRYGQQQDESLSYLDRAIHQIIQTAATQTLGATGRPAAVPEENMYRTFNDLRHIDSKAPVKITTLPAGSGQPKKPMVTMQSKAMDDHQDPEDAVPQLAREQSKEMQNGTTTKEEPSEMTLLLREAERYQFTAEELQAAMNHCGEKHPVQWLRSNWNKLIETVQTLATKYGHEKRENTIGTISTVEAREALKMHKGNIWRAITECIEQRQRKYREIASKGNFTREDIVTSLTAHHGNLELALVELSKTQLKPFLMRIWGPPSGADNDSGNLLLHQALQEDRTGISSEIQQFISAHVEQELLGVGSASEKPEQAPEQDLQSAKEDIEPELQELTEHENTAPATSSPPPEEDPREEVCEERATSASNTEILKDIEALIMQMERKQESTNGTVLRNIQQLLSQLVDAEPSSRSPSATSIRSQASDQRIMSKSPIPVRANSKPTPNHSPNPDRTIEDDVRDFVQENIQDILPNLVQQVRQELDAVKVNLRTKPKSLEDDIRETLMRAEYTENDYSNIHYFPFDKTDDTPVVFPERQPPTKVKTQQSSAPDEMDEYANIQKFLERAIRNEKTTTVFDQMKRSSYLIDSSSDEARQTAESTDYYDLVSINEKLMHLFTKAPSKELQPVQQIETEAKNSSNEERHASPHLVKNHASLANDQEELPQQAAQELTPPAEIAAEKKGVKKRRGSRIPVNKNNYLYRRPVKSSSESDFEVLVTNSKPIQASMVAIDHVAELRHVVDNIERIEHAIEVGDEVGEGEDPEDFEIINEPIYINLPPKRDSSEADNVVEPQQVVMHEPDSIAGAITDSSAVIDSVREEPKQLAVKDPVLESPNTAEEAPQQTINTDAVVISAPTVEEPKTQDSTSVVPSMVEEPPLQPSEPAITAVIQPVVEEPAKVEPQDLSLSSSNMSQDQPIKTNAAEEIQPVAEASISDIKAPNLPEQPQSEVIQVEKTLVEETPANPTTVIEPQPTASAPVTNDPVPDTSSILSEDNEEEDVIRHSSKLANNLSELVLDTKRLIQQMKDEINSDIATFNEDDAAYGEEYYEDEYEDEWEGEEEEEEEEEEWDSNEEYDVDENGDFYEYEDDDDDGSVMFSEMTIIDSANGKSRSVEQPPNEVIPVQEPPQMILPIINMAVVRENERNSASEVSDLPLDSDFNDAMSVIEQSVGELRNMLHLTEQALGPLELASSLHHASSVETLQNSPEQSEISEITLVPEIHNTTAGEESSDRTLVADENLPMTMKDVQTLMNAKAVIGGFIKIVQQIEQTGEERAMQEHVSLPEESPMVIYDSVKTSSTETTDNKPPSVIERNAVNGTNAILEEPIGTTDETQEQANAEASVFSAGPHNQMETAGSNSTEAPITQAVEDTARNPQLPTVTQGPVTPPQPQDVPEDVKLNQSLVNPAAPRTLSAEEHPVTDVINTQDHTNVSNETQSSPIVAPDESQNILSNQHAAPEYVNANALELAEANGPSSAIPDYATVFKAGAKLQVIEPAVEAADTTNQNPDNQDPITNRESEQTPGTAAEALETQRSTSNESEITSVASQGTSVLPIKEEPNVGERTAPEAVDSSATSSQEPHVTEETPAADVAERVVSNSQTENTISTTVPETTHKQQDPEDPANSSKTNTPVTDDHHTEAPITTASIAEQPSSELNTTHLLNGHAPDNRTQSRASSEEPSSSFVEIQPSQVIVHTPQTETLPPQVVPLEAPPRTTNIYQNVDIHPPASTTTTTPATTPIKSPPTRSKSKAPKLTVKVASAATSQSEDGASPTTPPTPTGQKANAKASKTKLESKKKSTTTTTTANASSPTADSTGRRPSLTRKKSIGGGVFGPVQTNTVKNMQKEFLNKAKESPKPSTSKVTPKPAKLVQPKAFTARASATPPASTSKAATPASEEASTSSARSTPGPSEPMPGSSRDTTYMCEKLLKKKYRETCFSDEYQTTDDEDESRMTITESERTIIKSLVKPYEPNSDPPEVQAKQLLEDGLVQTQAQAELAVQLIELRYARDNAIWAATQCHTIDEARDLLQKECELCLGVFPMNEIVSMLKCTHTCCLECAKEYFTQEITNRSITNCNCPYCKEPDLNGPDVTEDDVLEYFSNLDILLKNIVDEEVHDLFQRKIRDRTLTKDPNFKWCVHCSSGFFARPKQRRLVCPDCGSITCASCRKPWESQHEGLTCDKFAEWKEANDPELQAEGVQRHLQTHGISCPNCKFRYSLARGGCMHFTCTQCKFEFCYGCNKPFMMGAKCSVSPYCAKLGLHAHHPRNCLFYLRDKEPRDLQNLLLMNNVSFDTEPSEQMKQELTNGEGAIMKCPIPLQKETPAGLMDMICSADVPENHAGLCRPHYIEYLSFLVTHNSIDPINILNADDLESIVRRANKRMPPRPYGMVDGIYRDYLLQLVKEKIPLDN comes from the exons ATGAGC AACAATCGACAGTCTACCACAACCCAGTCAAATAGTATGGCCTCAAGTCCTTCGAATAGATTCCGCGGCCGGAACATGCCTGCTTGGGTG CAGACCGAAAGCAGCGATCGTGTTGGTCCACCgcctccaccgccaccgatcAACAACGATCCCGAGTATGAGGTCATCGATGTGGCGAACCAGCAGCAATATTCCAATGCTCCACCTCCAGTACCGCTCAAGTCGCCAG ACATCAAACGGCTCACCGTGATGAAGTGCGATCTGTGCGGTTCCGTTGCGCCCGTCGTACGCTGCGAACAGTGCGACCAGAATCTGTTCTGTGTGTCCTGCGACGATCGTTACCATCGACACCCGAAACGCCAAACACATGTCAGAAAG CCGATCGAACCACCCGCGGCTGTGTCGCCGGCCCCGAGCATGGTGAAACCGCCGCTGCCACCGAAAGGTGAGGCCGGATCGAGCGGGCCACTGCCGCCGCCGAGAAGGAACAAGCGCCCCGGAAGCTTCCACTTTCCCAGTCCCATGTTTGGCCGCAAGCAGGACCAGCAG ACGCAACATGGAGTCTGTCCACAAGGacagccggagcagcagcaacagcagaagccGCCTCCACCGCCGCCGAGTCCCGCTCTCTCCTTGCGAGAAAAAATGAACTCCCTAAAGCGCTTCATTCATCCGTCGAACAGGCCACTGCCTGACCCTCCGGAGAATAAAATTCATT CTTCCAACTCATCCTTGGATACCGTCTCGAAACGTTCGCCTTCGATCGGGCCCAACCGATCCGTTTCGACCACGATGGAAAAGATCCAAAGCAATACGGCCGCCACCTTGGATCGTATGACGCTGCTACAGCAACGCTACCGACAGCACCAGGAAGCAATGAAGTCTGACGGAGATCGCAGTAGACGAGCGAGTCTTACGTCCAACACGGACCtgcag TCATCCGCCACTGAGTCATCAAACAGCTTCCGCAACAAGCCATCGGGTGCttttcagcaccagcagctccagcaccagcagcaccagcagcatcagccgATACCATCTTCGCAACAGTTGCATTCGAGATGGCTTAACCCGCCGGCACCCAGAATACGATCTGGCAGTGTTGCTTCGGGCATTAATCTACTGTCCGTCCCGGGGGCACCGAACGGACCGGGTGCAGGCTATGTCCACGATCTGACGAGCTCACCGGGCAATAGTAATGCACCGTCTGTCTCTCCTATACAGCACTCGGAGTTTGGCGATGCGATGCCGCAGATGCCTAGCGGGCCTCGAAGTCTCAGTACGTTCAACCTGCATcagccaccaccgccacagcCCAACATGTGGGGATTCAACCCGTTGCATCAG GCTCAGTCCATGGCACACTTCAATCCGATGCAGTGGAATCAGATGAATGCCTGGATGGGACGAGGATCGCAGAACGGGTCCAACATGAGTCTCAATCTACCGCACGGATATCCACCGCAGGACCCCTCGGGATATCCACCAGCGTGGGGCAACGCTTGGAATGGCATGTATCCCTACCCAATGGGTATGATGCCTATGATGCCAG GTGTCGCCATGCCTCCACCAAGATCCCGAGCGAACTCCCGATCGCGTGCTGCTTCACCGGCACTCAGCATCAAGTCACGTAAATCCACCATGTCCATGCGCAATCTCAACCGCAACAGCTTCATCGACGACCTTACCGACGATGAAGATTCGGATGATGGATTCCACCGCTCCCGAGGACGTGGTGGTGATCGCCGCCGCCGAGAGCGTCTCAACTCGACCAGCAGCATCGATTTCGACGAACCTGAACTACAACCAGCACAATCCTTCGTGCGTGCATCGAGTGTAAAACATTCGCGGTTCAACCGAGAGCGTCGTCCGGGGGCTGGATCCTCAGCTCGTTCGCTGATCGATTACCCAGTGTCGAGAAAGATCACGGCTCCGGCTGCTCGTTACGATCGTGAAGAGTTGACACGCGATCGCTTCGACAAGATGTCTCTTTCATCGCCCCGTAAAGAGCCATCCGATTCCTTCACCAACGAGTCCGATCTTGAGCCGGAAGGTCGACGTGGCGCCTCGAATAGATCACGCTCCGGCAACGAAAGCATCAGTTCACCGCGCAAAATCAACTCCGATTCGCTGACGAACGATTCCGATGCGGACTTTGAGCGTAGACGACAGGCTAAACTGAAGGCGGCTCAGAACAATCTGACCGCTTCGAGGCGCATGACATCCGATTCGCACACGAACGATTCCGAGCCGGATCAGGACCGTCGCAAACAGCAGAAGAGTAAGGCTGCCCCAGTACCTCCAGCAACAAAGAAACCCATACCAAGCTCCGATTCGGACGGGCGTGAGAAGCAGCGACGAAAGAGTGACACCAAGTCCCCGAGCTCCAAAGTTGTAGGTGCCGCGCCCAAAAAGATCCCCTCCGATTCACACACACCGGATACGGATGGATCGGAGCAGAGAAGACGTTTCGCCTCAAAACAACAGCGTCTGCGTAAGAACTCCAGCACCGAGTTCATCGCCAACGAATCGGACGAGGAAAAGCCGGCAAAGAAGCCCGAACCGGAACAGATTGTAAATGGACTGCTCGAGTTCCGTACCATCTCTCCAACGAAATCGGATTCTGACGAGCAGAGGCATCTGAAGACGGTCGAGATCAAGAACATCATCAACGACACCCGATCGGAGGTGGAGTACGACCACACGGACATCCCGGAACATTCACCACCTCCGCCAGCCCCCGTCACACCGGACCGTGAGTGGGAGTGTGAGTTCTGTACGTACGTCAACGAGCCCGGCGTGAAGATATGTGCCATCTGCTGCAAAACGGCCACGATCGGTGTGGTAAGCGGTGTGGCCCGGTCGGAGTCCGAACCACACACTCGATCACCGCCACCAGACGTTGTCCAGGAGACGCCTCAGGTTACCGAGGTGAAGCTGCAGATCGTACCGCCCCAGAAGCCGACCAACGGTAAGCCCCCAGGagaaacgaagaagaaag ATGTTGACGACGAGATGGACACCGAGATGGACCAGGTTGTTGGGGGCGAGGTTGTCAAGTCGTTTAGCGATGGGCTCAAGCAGGAAACAGTTGAGATTCCCACTGACGAAACTGACCACGTTGAGAAAAGGATTGTTAAGGAAAAGGTATCCACAGGTTGCGGTCCTTCGCCTCCGAGGGAAATTGTTGAGGTTCGAGCCATGCCAGCGACGGCAGAGGAAACATTGCGAGTCAGAGCTTCGATCGGGACATCACCACCTCCACAAGATATGTCCACTCAG ACATATGACTCATTTGAGCAGGTGCGTCATGAAATTGCCACCCAACATCAATCCGTCGATAAGTCCGACAGCGAACCGCCCCAGGAACAAACCCAAACAACGTCAGCACTTTACAAGCGATCGTACTCGCTTGCCACACCGCAGCTTCTCCAAGTTGAGCGTCCTGCAAGTCGCAACAGCATCTCGAGCGATACGCAG AGtctaccaccatcaccacacgAACTGAGTCCTCAGCCAGGTCTGCAGAGCTCGTCGCGGTACCACGCCAACCAAGCACTGCATCAAACGTCCCATCCGTCACAACCATCAGCCCCATCTCATCGCTACGGTCAGCAGCAGGATGAAAGCCTATCCTATCTGGACCGTGCCATCCATCAGATCATTCAAACGGCCGCGACTCAGACTCTCGGTGCTACGGGCCGTCCGGCAGCAGTTCCCGAGGAGAACATGTATCGCACATTTAACGATCTACGTCACATAGATTCGAAGGCACCGGTGAAGATCACCACACTGCCTGCTGGTAGTGGACAACCGAAGAAACCGATGGTGACAATG CAATCAAAAGCCATGGACGACCATCAAGATCCCGAGGATGCGGTGCCTCAGCTCGCGAGAGAGCAATCCAAAGAGATGCAGAATGGTACAACAACTAAAGAAGAGCCTTCGGAGATGACACTTCTTTTGCGG GAAGCAGAGCGATACCAATTTACCGCCGAAGAGTTGCAAGCTGCTATGAATCACTGTGGCGAGAAGCATCCGGTCCAGTGGCTTCGCAGCAACTGGAACAAACTGATCGAAACCGTACAAACATTGGCCACCAAGTATGGGCACGAAAAGCGAGAAAACACCATCGGCACCATCTCGACCGTGGAAGCTCGGGAAGCACTCAAAATGCATAAAGGCAACATCTGGCGTGCGATCACGGAATGTATCGAGCAGCGGCAGCGCAAATATCGTGAGATCGCCTCGAAGGGCAACTTCACCCGGGAGGACATCGTCACCAGTCTGACGGCGCACCACGGCAACCTTGAGCTGGCGCTGGTCGAGCTAAGCAAAACGCAGCTCAAACCGTTCCTGATGCGCATCTGGGGGCCACCGAGCGGGGCCGACAACGATAGTGGCAACTTGCTGCTACACCAAGCGCTCCAAGAGGATCGCACCGGAATCA GCAGCGAAATTCAACAGTTTATCAGTGCCCATGTGGAACAGGAATTGCTTGGAGTAGGATCAGCGTCCGAGAAACCAGAGCAAGCTCCGGAGCAAGACTTGCAATCCGCGAAAGAGGACATAGAGCCTGAATTGCAGGAGCTAACGGAACACGAAAACACAGCACCAGCAACGTCATCACCACCTCCGGAGGAAGATCCACGCGAAGAGGTATGTGAAGAACGCGCGACATCCGCTTCCAATACGGAAATATTAAAGGACATCGAGGCACTGATCATGCAAATGGAACGAAAGCAAGAGTCCACCAACGGAACGGTTTTGCGCAACATACAGCAACTGCTCAGCCAGCTGGTAGACGCCGAACCCAGCTCCAGGTCTCCATCGGCAACCTCAATACGATCGCAGGCAAGTGATCAGCGTATCATGAGCAAAAGTCCCATTCCCGTACGTGCGAACAGCAAGCCAACTCCGAACCATTCGCCCAATCCCGATCGAACCATCGAGGACGACGTACGTGACTTTGTACAGGAAAACATACAGGACATCCTGCCGAACCTGGTCCAACAGGTGCGGCAGGAGCTGGACGCGGTAAAGGTGAATCTACGGACGAAACCAAAATCATTGGAAGACGACATACGCGAGACGTTGATGCGGGCCGAATACACTGAGAACGATTACAGTAACATTCATTACTTTCCATTCGATAAAACCGACGACACGCCGGTAGTTTTCCCCGAGCGTCAGCCACCGACGAAGGTGAAGACACAACAGTCATCAGCTCCAGATGAAATGGATGAGTATGCCAATATTCAGAAATTTCTTGAACGTGCGATCCGAAACGAGAAAACAACTACCGTGTTTGACCAGATGAAGCGGAGCAGCTATCTGATCGATAGCAGCTCCGACGAAGCACGTCAAACGGCGGAGTCCACTGACTATTACGATTTGGTGTCGATCAATGAGAAGCTGATGCATCTGTTCACTAAGGCTCCTTCGAAGGAGCTTCAACCAGTACAACAGATCGAGACAGAAGCGAAGAATTCGTCTAATGAGGAAAGGCATGCATCTCCACATCTGGTCAAGAATCACGCTTCTTTAGCTAATGATCAAGAGGAACTTCCCCAGCAAGCTGCCCAAGAGTTAACGCCACCAGCAGAAATAGCAGCTGAGAAGAAGGGAGTCAAGAAACGACGAGGATCGCGCATTCCCGTCAACAAGAACAATTATCTCTACCGACGCCCTGTCAAGAGCTCTTCGGAGAGTGACTTTGAAGTACTGGTCACAAACTCGAAACCAATTCAAGCCTCCATGGTTGCTATCGATCATGTGGCGGAATTGCGACACGTGGTGGACAATATTGAGCGGATCGAGCATGCCATTGAGGTAGGAGATGAAGTCGGCGAAGGAGAGGATCCGGAAGATTTTGAGATCATAAATGAGCCTATCTACATCAATCTGCCTCCAAAGCGAGATTCTTCTGAGGCGGATAATGTGGTTGAACCACAACAGGTTGTAATGCATGAACCGGACTCGATTGCTGGTGCAATAACGGATTCCAGTGCTGTAATCGATTCAGTCAGGGAAGAACCTAAACAACTAGCAGTGAAAGACCCGGTACTGGAGAGTCCGAACACAGCTGAAGAAGCTCCTCAGCAAACAATCAATACTGATGCTGTTGTGATTAGTGCACCTACAGTAGAAGAGCCTAAAACGCAAGATTCTACATCTGTTGTGCCAAGTATGGTAGAAGAACCTCCTCTACAACCTTCAGAACCAGCTATTACTGCTGTTATTCAGCCAGTTGTAGAAGAACCAGCGAAGGTTGAGCCTCAAGATCTTTCTTTGAGCAGTTCGAATATGAGCCAGGATCAACCGATCAAAACAAATGCTGCCGAAGAGATCCAGCCAGTAGCTGAAGCTTCAATTTCAGATATAAAGGCACCAAATCTGCCAGAACAACCACAAAGTGAAGTGATTCAAGTAGAGAAGACTCTAGTAGAGGAAACTCCAGCTAATCCGACTACAGTAATAGAGCCTCAACCTACAGCTTCTGCCCCCGTTACAAACGATCCTGTCCCGGATACATCGTCCATATTATCAGAAGAtaatgaagaagaagacgtaATCAGGCATAGCTCCAAGCTCGCCAATAATCTTTCCGAGCTAGTTCTGGACACCAAGCGGCTCATTCAACAAATGAAGGACGAGATCAACTCCGACATAGCAACGTTCAACGAGGATGACGCAGCGTACGGGGAAGAATATTACGAGGACGAGTACGAAGACGAATGGGAAggcgaggaggaggaggaggaggaggaagaagagtGGGATTCCAACGAAGAGTACGATGTGGACGAGAATGGAGATTTCTACGAGTACgaagacgatgacgatgatggatCGGTAATGTTCTCCGAGATGACCATCATCGATTCTGCCAACGGAAAATCAAGAAGCGTCGAGCAACCGCCCAATGAAGTGATCCCAGTTCAAGAACCACCACAGATGATTCTGCCCATCATCAATATGGCGGTCGTAAgggaaaacgaacgaaacagtGCCTCGGAGGTGAGCGATCTTCCGCTGGACAGTGACTTCAACGATGCGATGAGTGTGATCGAACAATCGGTCGGTGAGCTAAGAAACATGCTACACCTAACCGAGCAAGCGCTTGGTCCTTTGGAACTTGCCTCTTCACTGCATCATGCTTCCAGTGTGGAAACGCTTCAAAACAGCCCAGAGCAGAGCGAGATAAGTGAGATCACCCTGGTGCCTGAGATACACAATACAACCGCGGGAGAAGAATCAAGCGATCGGACGCTGGTGGCGGACGAGAACCTTCCGATGACGATGAAGGATGTGCAAACGTTGATGAACGCCAAAGCAGTTATTGGAGGCTTTATCAAAATTGTACAGCAAATAGAACAAACTGGTGAAGAACGCGCGATGCAGGAGCACGTATCGTTGCCAGAGGAATCGCCAATGGTGATATACGATTCGGTGAAGACATCCTCAACGGAGACGACAGATAATAAGCCACCTTCTGTTATTGAGAGGAACGCTGTGAATGGGACGAACGCTATCCTGGAGGAACCAATCGGCACAACGGATGAAACACAAGAGCAAGCAAATGCTGAAGCGAGTGTTTTTAGTGCAGGCCCTCATAATCAAATGGAGACTGCAGGAAGTAATAGTACTGAGGCTCCAATCACTCAAGCTGTTGAAGATACGGCGAGGAACCCGCAATTGCCGACTGTTACCCAAGGTCCAGTAACACCTCCTCAACCACAAGATGTACCTGAAGATGTCAAGCTGAACCAAAGTTTAGTAAATCCAGCAGCTCCTCGTACACTCTCTGCAGAAGAGCATCCAGTGACTGACGTTATAAACACACAAGATCATAcgaatgtttcaaatgaaacGCAATCATCTCCGATTGTAGCTCCTGACGAATCCCAGAACATACTTTCGAATCAGCATGCAGCACCCGAGTATGTCAATGCAAACGCCTTAGAGCTGGCTGAAGCGAATGGTCCTAGCTCGGCCATTCCCGATTACGCAACAGTATTTAAAGCAGGAGCCAAACTTCAAGTCATTGAGCCTGCAGTAGAAGCAGCTGATACTACAAACCAGAATCCAGATAATCAAGATCCAATTACTAATCGAGAGAGTGAGCAAACTCCtggaacagcagcagaagcctTAGAAACACAGAGGAGCACTTCAAATGAATCAGAAATCACGTCAGTTGCTAGCCAAGGTACTTCCGTACTGCCAATCAAAGAAGAACCAAACGTTGGGGAGAGAACAGCACCCGAGGCTGTTGATTCTTCGGCCACGAGTTCCCAAGAGCCGCATGTAACGGAGGAAACTCCAGCGGCTGATGTTGCGGAACGTGTTGTTAGCAACTCACAGACTGAGAACACGATCAGTACAACTGTTCCAGAAACTACTCACAAACAACAAGATCCTGAGGATCCTGCAAACTCATCCAAAACCAACACACCAGTGACAGACGATCATCACACTGAAGCTCCCATTACTACTGCTAGTATAGCTGAGCAGCCTTCATCGGAGCTAAATACGACCCATTTGCTCAACGGACATGCACCGGACAATCGTACCCAATCTCGTGCCTCTTCCGAAGAGCCTTCATCCAGCTTCGTCGAAATACAACCATCACAGGTCATTGTTCACACACCCCAAACGGAAACTCTTCCACCACAAGTCGTTCCACTCGAAGCACCACCCCGCACCACAAACATCTACCAAAATGTGGACATTCATCCCCCCGCTtcaaccaccactaccaccccCGCTACTACCCCCATCAAGAGTCCACCCACCCGCTCAAAATCGAAAGCCCCCAAACTAACCGTTAAAGTTGCATCCGCCGCTACTTCGCAGTCGGAGGATGGTGCCTCCCCGACAACGCCACCAACTCCCACTGGCCAGAAGGCTAACGCCAAAGCTTCCAAAACTAAACTCGAAAGTAAGAAgaaatccaccaccaccaccaccaccgcaaaCGCCTCATCCCCCACGGCCGATTCGACCGGCCGTCGGCCATCGCTCACGCGCAAGAAATCGATCGGTGGTGGCGTGTTTGGACCGGTGCAAACAAACACGGTCAAGAACATGCAGAAAGAGTTCCTGAACAAGGCGAAGGAATCGCCCAAACCGAGCACGTCCAAGGTTACGCCCAAACCGGCCAAGCTCGTACAGCCGAAGGCGTTTACCGCCCGCGCGTCCGCTACACCGCCCGCTTCCACGAGCAAAGCTGCCACACCGGCCTCCGAGGAGGCTAGTACCTCCTCGGCTAGATCCACGCCCGGGCCGAGTGAACCGATGCCGGGCAGTTCGCGCGATACGACGTACATGTGCGAGAAGCtgctgaagaagaagtatCGCGAAACGTGCTTTAGCGATGAGTACCAAACGACCGATGACGAGGACGAAAGCCGGATGACGATCACCGAAAGCGAGCGCACCATTATCAAGAGCCTGGTGAAACCGTACGAACCGAACAGTGACCCGCCAGAA GTCCAGGCGAAGCAGCTGCTAGAGGATGGTCTAGTACAAACTCAGGCCCAAGCAGAGCTCGCCGTGCAGCTGATTGAGCTTCGATACGCCCGAGATAACGCGATCTGGGCCGCGACACAGTGCCACACGATCGATGAAGCGCGAGATCTCCTGCAAAAGGAATGTGAACTTTGTCTCGGTGTGTTCCCGATGAACGAGATCGTGTCGATGCTGAAATGTACGCACACTTGCTGTCTCGAATGTGCCAAGGAGTACTTCACGCAGGAGATCACCAACCGGTCGATCACCAACTGCAACTGTCCGTACTGTAAAGAGCCGGATCTGAACGGGCCGGACGTGACGGAAGATGATGTGCTGGAGTACTTCTCGAACTTGGACATTCTGCTGAAGAACATTGTCGACGAGGAGGTGCACGATCTATTCCAGCGCAAGATCCGCGATCGTACGCTCACGAAGGATCCCAACTTTAAGTGGTGTGTCCACTGCTCGAGTGGATTCTTCGCGCGGCCCAAGCAGCGACGTCTGGTCTGTCCGGACTGTGGGTCGATCACTTGTGCCTCGTGTCGGAAGCCG TGGGAATCTCAGCACGAAGGATTAACGTGCGATAAGTTTGCCGAgtggaaggaagcaaacgaCCCGGAACTACAGGCCGAAGGTGTTCAGCGTCATCTGCAGACGCACGGTATTAGCTGCCCGAATTGCAAGTTCCGCTACTCGCTGGCCCGTGGAGGTTGTATGCACTTTACCTGCACGCAATGCAAGTTCGAGTTCTGTTACGGATGCAACAAACCGTTCATGATGGGTGCCAAGTGTAGTGTATCGCCGTACTGTGCCAAGCTGGGGCTGCATGCCCATCATCCGAGGAACTGTCTGTTCTATCTGCGCGACAAGGAGCCTCGGGATCTGCAAAACTTGCTGCTG ATGAACAACGTGTCCTTTGACACCGAGCCTTCGGAGCAAATGAAACAGGAGCTGACGAATGGAGAAGGTGCCATCATGAAGTGTCCCATTCCACTGCAAAAGGAAACACCGGCCGGTCTGATGGATATGATCTGCAGTGCAGACGTACCCGAGAATCATGCCGGATTGTGCAG ACCGCATTACATTGAGTATCTTAGCTTCCTGGTGACGCACAATAGCATCGATCCGATCAACATCCTGAATGCGGACGATCTCGAGTCGATTGTGCGGCGCGCCAACAAGCGTATGCCTCCGCGCCCGTATGGCATGGTGGACGGCATCTATCGCGATTACTTGCTGCAG CTCGTTAAGGAGAAAATTCCTCTTGACAATTAG